TGTTGTTCTAACGGTATTTATCGGTTCAGATTGTCACGATAGTTGTACTGATATTCATTTATTGTCACAGACAAAGTTGTATAAATGAAAAACTTGAAGCTGGTATGGAAGCTGCGAGAGCCAGCTTTTCTTCATTTTGCTTAGTTAAGAAGGCCATGTGTTCCATTAAGGTTGTGGATGGAATGTTTTGAGATGCAGGCTGGGTGGCAGGACCAAAAGCTACATTAGCATGTTGTCACTGAGGTTGGGGTTGCTGCTGAACACTGGTGGTATTGACAATTGCTGCTTGAGAAGAAGGAAGTGACATACCATACACGTAGTTGGATTTTGGCGCTAGTACAGGACTGAACATAATATTTGGATTGTTGTTCACGACTCCATGAACTGGACTGAAAACCAAATTTGGATGACCTTGAGACATCAAAACAGAATTGTTGGGACTAGTCATGCCGGCGGCCATCAACGAATTCTTGTGATTTATCTCTCTCTGCTGATTATCAATCTCACAAGACTTGATTGTGGCAATCAACTCAGTGAGGGTGTGTTTGGTATGGtgtaatggaatagatgagagaatggaatggacgaggtaatggaatggacaaaggaatgaaatggatcattacattccatagtcttgtttggttaccatgcaGGAAAGGAATAAATCATTACCTTGTGTTGTTTGGTAGGTAAGAAAAGAAGAATGAACTAAATCGGTGAtgggtggtggcggtgatcgGTGGCAGCTAGTGGCGGTGGTAGCAAtgggtggcggtggtcggtggATGAAGGTTGTTAGCGGTGGCGGCGGCGATGGTCGGGGTTGGCGGTGGTATGCGGTGGCGGGTggcgacgatggtggtggtgacagGTGGTGGTCGTGGCGACGACGGTGGGTGGCGGTTGTCGACGGTAGCGGGTGGTGGCGGCAGAAGATGGTGGTGGAGGGTGGCGGTAGTGGttggggtggtggtggtcggcgatggcgggtggcggcgatggtggtcGATGGTGGTGGCGACGGGCGGTGGTGATGGCGGCGACGACgacgacggtgggtggtggtCGACGATAGCGAGTGGTAGCAGTGGAGGATGTtggtggtggtcggcggaggGTGGCGGTAGTAGTTGGGGTGTCGGTGGTCTGCAACGGCGGGTGGCAGCGATGGTAGTTGATGGCGGTGGTGACGAGCGGGTGTGGCGGCGGAGGACGGTGGTGGTGATCGGCGGAAGTTGGTGGCGGGTGGTGAAGATGGCAAGTGCTGATGGTGGCAGATGGCGGTGGTGATGGGCGGTGTTTGTGATGTAGGGTGAGAGAgagaatggaatggaaaaaaaacagggggagtggatggaatgaatttgagggaatggaatgacttatgaaatgggtgattccattacgttgaccaaccaaacacatttTTTTCATTCCCTCGCAATagttcattccattccacctcccATTCCTttataccaaacactacctaagtGTCACTTCATTCAGATTCTTCGTACGCTTGATCATAGAAACATAGGCATCCCAGCTTTTTGGCAGTGAGTTCAATGGTTGGCGCTTCATTCCACTATTTGAGATGTTGATTCCAACACTTACCATTTGTGACATAAGTTTGACGAATCTCCTTATCTGGTTTTCAACGGTTTCACCATAAATGTGATTAAAAGAATTGAATTGCTGATTTATCATGTTCACTCTGCTTACGTTCATGTTAGCATTACCCTCAAACAAGTTTGTCAACTCATCCCAAATTTCCTTTGCACTTTTGCAATTTTGGACGGCAATTGAAATGTCTGAACCAAGTGCCCTTGAGAGAGTTCCAAAAGCAGCTTCATCCTCAGCTATGATGTAACACTcatcttatttatttaatattttaatatataatacGCACTAATAAAAAAATGCGTAATTAACAAAAATCTTGTAAACTTAGTTAATGACTAAGTGGtacattttttttgaaaggaaaacttcattaaaaccGGCCAACCCGAAAAAAAGGACGGGAGGCCAAAACAAAACACAAGAATTATACAAACTTACACCACTCTACCCATGACACATCTATACATTTAGATCTATTAGTAAACCACAAAAACCCGAGCGACCTGATAGAGCAAAAGACCTCTTCCACCTTTGGCGTTTTCCCGTTAAACACACAATCATTTCTAGCTTTCCATATCAACCAACACGTGGATAACACAATTCCTTGATAAGCCAAAGAAAGCTTTCCACTCAACCCACAGAAGCGATGAGCCACCAACACATCTTTGAAAGAAAAAGCCATAAGAAACGGCACCTTGCACCAAGAACTAATCTTCGACCAGATAGCCGTAGCGAAGCTACATGCCGTGAACAGATGATCGGCCGATTCCTCCCCCGACCCACACAACGGGCACATCACATCCCCAACCTGAACATTCCGTTTGTGAAGCTCCACCTTCGTAGGTAATATTTCCATCACCGCCCTCCAAGCGAAAACGTTACATTTTAGAGGAATCCACTTACACCATTCCCAAATGAACCTGTTCGGATCAACCTCCTTAGCCCCCACGAGCTCATAGGCCGAGTTCACCGAGAATTCACCGGAGTCCTCGGGCAACCACAACCATCGATCGCCAGAATCAGAAAGGGAGACGTCACGCAGAAGAGAGCACAAGGCAGCCCATTCAGCCAACTCAACAGCGGAGTCAGGAGGTTTTTTCCAACGCCACGCCGCTGAAGGGTTCGAGAAGGGACTGACAATCCGATCCCGAA
This is a stretch of genomic DNA from Helianthus annuus cultivar XRQ/B chromosome 16, HanXRQr2.0-SUNRISE, whole genome shotgun sequence. It encodes these proteins:
- the LOC110944377 gene encoding vicilin-like seed storage protein At2g28490; protein product: MVGVGGGMRWRVATMVVVTGGGRGDDGGWRLSTVAGGGGRRWWWRVAVVVGVVVVGDGGWRRWWSMVVATGGGDGGDDDDGGWWSTIASGSSGGCWWWSAEGGGSSWGVGGLQRRVAAMVVDGGGDERVWRRRTVVVIGGSWWRVVKMASADGGRWRW